The Streptomyces seoulensis genome contains a region encoding:
- a CDS encoding WhiB family transcriptional regulator: MTELVEQLLVDDADEELGWQERALCAQTDPESFFPEKGGSTREAKKVCLACEVRSECLEYALANDERFGIWGGLSERERRRLKKAAV; encoded by the coding sequence ATGACCGAGCTCGTGGAGCAACTGCTGGTCGACGACGCGGACGAGGAACTCGGCTGGCAGGAGCGCGCGCTGTGCGCCCAGACCGACCCCGAGTCCTTCTTCCCCGAGAAGGGCGGCTCCACGAGAGAGGCGAAGAAGGTCTGCCTCGCGTGCGAGGTCCGTTCCGAATGCCTCGAGTACGCCCTCGCCAACGACGAGCGCTTCGGCATCTGGGGCGGCCTGTCCGAGCGGGAGCGCCGCCGGCTGAAGAAGGCCGCCGTCTGA